ATCGATATATTCCCGGGATTTTCCAGCGGAATTCTGTAATCAAACTTTCCGAAAAGACCGAAGATCTCTATCTCCAGGGGTTTTATCCTGTTAAAACGTAAAGGCATGTCTCTTGTAATCGCATCTGTCAGTCTCCCGAGCATCTCCTCGGTGCTCTCCGAATCCGAAAGCGGGTATTCTACCCATTTATCAGCAAAAATCTTTGAGATGACATTAACGTATTCAGAATGAAGCTTGTCGCTTCCGAGAAATATCACCCTTTCATAATTTAACAGACCGTCGGATTCTGCGTTTATCTCTATTGTATCGTATTCGATTCCAGATCCGGCGAATGTATCTCCTGCGTAATTTTTGATCTCCTCATGCGGAAGGACAAAACCATACCTTGGCGATAAGATCACCCTGTCGTCAGGATAGAACTTTTTTGAATATTCACGGCACCTCTCTGCAAATCTGCCTGTGAATGCATATTCAGCCTTAACTTGCCGGGTCAAATCCAGGTTCCTGTCACGATCCCAAATTTTCTCCTCGCCGGCAGGAGTTATCACCAGGGTTTTTAATGCCATTTATCTAAAATAAGGGACTCTATAGAAATTAATGTAGCGAACCGGATGATCTAAGTTTAATTAAAGCCGCGAAATAATCGTCTTCGCCGCAAGAAAACCTGTCGAAAAAGCAGCCTGCAAATTATATCCGCCGGTATCCCCGTCAATATCAAGTATTTCACCTACGAAGAACAATCCGGAAACAACTTTCGACTCCATCGTCTTCGGATTAACGCTTTCAAGTGCAATCCCGCCACTAGTGACCATCGCCTCGTCGAATCCACCGAGTTCACGGACTTCAAAAGGATATTCAGTCAGGTTCTTTATCAAAACGTTTCTCTCTTTTTTAGGAAGATGTGCACAGGTAAGATCGGGTGAAATCCCAGATAATTCAATAATCTTTCTGGCAAATCTCTCAGGGAGAGAATATTCCGAGAGGATTGTCCTGACCAGTTTTGTTCCTCCCGAATCCGTCTTTTGCGTGAAATCCTTCCTGAATTCTTCAGGGTTCATACCGGTCATAAACGAGATCTTCAGGACATCACCGGGAAGAATATTCCTGGAAAAATCCAGGATTCCCGGCCCGGACAACCCCTTATGGGTCAGGAGGATATCTCCGTTATGTTCTGCGATCTTTTTATTCTCCCGGAAAAGGGAGATCCGGGCATTGTTAAACGATATCCCGGAAAGAGAGCCGAACGGGTAACTGCGGGGATAAACAGGTGCCAGTGCGGGTGCAATTTCAGTTACAGGCTGGCCGAGATTTTCGGCGATTTTGTATCCGTCGCCCGACGATCCTGTCTGCGGGTAGGAGGAGCCACCGGTGGAAACAACCAGACATTTGGAGAAATATTTATCCGCAATCGTTTCAACGACAAATCCACCCTCAGCAATTTTCACGGATGATACAGGTTCACTGCACTGGATCAAAACTCCCCTCTCTTCACATTCACGAAGGAGAACAGAGAGAATATCCGCCGCTTTCTTTGTAGAGGGAAAGATCTTTCCGTTCTTATCCGTCTCAAACGAAACACCCCGCTTTACAAAAAAATCCACGAGGTCTTTATTGGTAAAATTCATCAGTGCAGGACGGAGAAACCTTCCGGTATTATTATAGTGAGACAAAAATTCGGATATTTCACCTTCATGCGTAAGATTGCACTGCCCGGAACCGGTGATCAGAAGTTTTCTCCCGCAGGACGCCTTTTTTTCAAGTACGAGGACTTTTCGTCCCTCTCCTGCAGAATGTATCGCACAGAAAAGTCCTGCAGGCCCTCCGCCGACAATAACAATATCAAATACCGTCAGTTCCTTAGACATAAGAAAATAATCCATTAAACATTAACTCAGGAAGGAATTTACAATTTGTTGTAATACCGCCCGAAAAAGGGAGAAGTGATCCAGACCGGAGGCAGCTTAAATAGTGCAGGCGTTGAAAAGACAATAATGAGAGATAATAATTTTGCTGTACCTGTAATATGCCTCCTTCTTGTTTTTTGCCTCTTCTTTTCCGGCTGCACGGAGCAGGACGCCAATACAACAGAATCGGCAAAAGCACTATGGGCCGAAGAACAGGGCTTCGCCGCTGAAAACGTGATCGAGGCGAACAACATGTTCGCATTCGACATATACAGGCAAGTCGCGGCTGAACACACGGAAGACGAAAACTTCTTCCTCTCCCCCTTCAGCATTTCATCGGTGTTTGCTCCGGTTTATGAAGGGGCCAGGGGAGAAACAGCAGATGAGATCGGGTCCGTCTTCCACTTCCCTGAAAACACCGGTACGCTAAGGGAAGAATACCGGGAGATCAATGAAGAAATAAATACAGGCGATCCCAACTACGAACTCAGCATTGCAAACGCACTCTGGGCCGAAAATACATATCCTTTCCTTGAAAGCTACATCAATATCACAAAGGAATCCTATTCAGCGAACACGTCCACCCTCGACTTCAAAAACCATCCTGAAGAATCGCGGCTGGCAATCAACAGCTGGGCAATGGAAAAGACAAAAGACAGGATTCAGGAACTTGTGCCTGCAGGTATGATAGACATTTATACAAGACTTGTTGTTACAAATGCAATCTTCTTCAAAGGCATATGGGCCAAAAAGTTCGATGAAAACAATACTATAAAAGCGAATTTTACGACCGCTTCAGGAGAAATTGTAAAAGTCCCGATGATGCAGAGAACGGCAGCATACGGTTATGCCGAAACCGATGAACTCCAGGCAGTCAAACTGCCGTATGAGAATGAAACAGGAAATAAGCTGTCGATGATTGTCATTCTCCCGAAGGAAAACGACCTGCATTCAGTCGAGGACACTCTCTATTTTAAAAAGATCAGGGAGATCGAAGATTCGATGGGATCAGAAACCGTCAGGCTGTCTTTACCGAAATTCAGGTTTGAAACAGATTATATGTTTTCCGGCACCCTAAAAAAAATGGGTATCATAACCGCTTTTTCAGACGAGGGCGCTGATTTTTCCGGGATGGACGGGACAGGAGGATTATATATCGGCGAAGTTGTTCACAAGGCATTTGTCGAGGTGAACGAAGAAGGAACTGAGGCGGCAGCGGCAACGGCAGTTGTAATACAAACTATTGCTCCTCCGCCGGGATACAGCTCGCCCGTCTATACATTCAATGCCGATCACCCGTTCATCTTCCTGATAGAGGATGATGAAACAGGTAATATTCTCTTTATCGGCAGGGTCTCAAATCCCTTAGGAAACTAACCTTATTTTTTCATATAACCTTGAATAACTGCGAAAAAAATCGAAGTCAACGCCAGATTAAATAAAAATCAGGAGAAAAGGACAGTTATGAATATCAAATCTATCTTACCTGTTGCTGTTGTCCTGCTGGCATGCCTCTTCTGTCTTTTTGCAGGATGCACGGGAACACCCGGTTCTGACGGGACGGAGACGGCGACACCAACACCCACGCAGAGCGTATCGCATACGGACTCTGCCGTAGAGAGCGTTGTTGACGCAAACAACATGTTCACATTCGATATCTATAAACAGCTCTCCGGTGAGAACAGCGAAGACGACAACCTTTTCCTGTCGCCGTTCAGCATATCTTCGGCACTTGCCCTGACATACGAAGGGGCGAAGGGAGAGACGGCGGACCAGATACAATCGGTCTTCTACTTCCCCGACAGCATTGAGACATTACGAAACGGCTACCAGGAAGTAAATGCCGGAATAAACGCAGGCGATCCCGAATACGATCTCGAAGTCGCAAACGCACTCTGGGCCGAAGAGACCTACCCGTTCCTCGGGGACTACATCAATACTGCAGAGACATACTACTCAGCCAATACGACAAACCTCGACTTCATAAACCACCCCGAAGAGTCCCGTGTCACCATAAACGACTGGGTAGCGGAGAAGACGAACGACAAGATCGAAGACCTGATCCCTGAAGGAATGATCAACTCATTGACACGACTCGTCATAACGAACGCTATCTATTTCAAAGGTGCATGGGTTCTCCAGTTCGACAAGAACATGACGACGGAGGCGGACTTTACGACACCATCCGGCGAAACCATTACTATCGATATGATGAAGAGGACCGATGATGACGCAGTCTACGGCTATGCAGAGACCGACGGCCTCCAGGTCCTGGAGATGCCATACGAAAATGAAACCGGAAAGAAGCTCTCGATGATCGTTCTTCTCCCGAAAGAGAACAACCTGAAAGCGGCAGGAGATGCTCTCAGCGTTGATAACCTTGAAGAAATTCTGGACTCTATAAAATCCCGGCAGGTAAAGGTTTACTTCCCCAAATTCAAACTCGAAACGGAATATCTGCTGAGTGATACCCTGATCGATATGGGAATGCCGATGGCATTCACAGGCTCTGCTGACTTCTCCGGAATAGACGGAACATATGACCTCTTCATCAGCGCTGTCGTGCACAAGGCATTTGTCGAGGTGAATGAAGAGGGAACAGAAGCGGCAGCTGCGACAGGGGTAGTATATGCATCAGGAATGTCTCCTGAAAAAGAGCCGATACCTGTCTTCAGAGCGGATCATCCATTCATCTTCATGATACAGGACGATGAAACAGGAAATATTCTGTTTATCGGCAGGATTTCAAATCCTGCACAATAAAAAACTCTTTTTTTTTCATTGTTTCCTTCCCGTTCGCATTAACTGCGAAAAAAATTGAAGTCAACGCCAGGTTAAATAAACCATAACACCAATAATCTGCCATGAAGCACCTTAAACTGACGGCCATAACGGCCATTTTTCTGGTAATTCTGTGTACTTTTTTGGCAGGATGCACCGGAACACCTGATTCTGCCGGGACGCAAACGGCAACGCCCACCCCGGTACAGAATGTAACCGAAACAGGTTCGGCAGTCGAAAGCGTAGTCGATGCAAACGACATGTTCGCATTCGACATCTATAAGAAACTGGCATCAGAAGAAAACGAAGACGACAACCTCTTCCTGTCGCCGTTCAGCATATCGTCGGCACTTGCCCTGACATACGAAGGCGCGAAGGGAGAGACGGCAGACCAGATAAAGTCCGTCTTCTACTTCCCTGATAATATCGATACCCTGAGATACGGCTACCAGGACGTAAATGCCGGAATAAACGCAGGGGATCCCGATTATGAACTCAGCATCGCAAATGCACTCTGGGCCGAAGAGACGTACCCGTTCCTAGAGGACTACATCAACACGGCCGAGACATACTACTCCGCCAATACGACAAATCTCGACTTCATAAACCAGCCCGAAGAATCAAGGGTGACCATAAACGAATGGGTCGCAGGGAAGACAAACGACAAGATCGAAGATCTGATCCCCGAAGGAATGATCGACTCTATGACAAGGCTCGTCATAACGAATGCAATATACTTCAAGGGGACGTGGGTTCTCCAGTTCGACAAGAACATGACGACGGAGGCAGACTTCACAACACCCTCCGGCGAAACGGTCACAGTAGAAATGATGCAGAGAACGGATGACGATGCAATCTA
The Methanolacinia paynteri DNA segment above includes these coding regions:
- a CDS encoding BaiN/RdsA family NAD(P)/FAD-dependent oxidoreductase, yielding MDYFLMSKELTVFDIVIVGGGPAGLFCAIHSAGEGRKVLVLEKKASCGRKLLITGSGQCNLTHEGEISEFLSHYNNTGRFLRPALMNFTNKDLVDFFVKRGVSFETDKNGKIFPSTKKAADILSVLLRECEERGVLIQCSEPVSSVKIAEGGFVVETIADKYFSKCLVVSTGGSSYPQTGSSGDGYKIAENLGQPVTEIAPALAPVYPRSYPFGSLSGISFNNARISLFRENKKIAEHNGDILLTHKGLSGPGILDFSRNILPGDVLKISFMTGMNPEEFRKDFTQKTDSGGTKLVRTILSEYSLPERFARKIIELSGISPDLTCAHLPKKERNVLIKNLTEYPFEVRELGGFDEAMVTSGGIALESVNPKTMESKVVSGLFFVGEILDIDGDTGGYNLQAAFSTGFLAAKTIISRL
- a CDS encoding serpin family protein; amino-acid sequence: MRDNNFAVPVICLLLVFCLFFSGCTEQDANTTESAKALWAEEQGFAAENVIEANNMFAFDIYRQVAAEHTEDENFFLSPFSISSVFAPVYEGARGETADEIGSVFHFPENTGTLREEYREINEEINTGDPNYELSIANALWAENTYPFLESYINITKESYSANTSTLDFKNHPEESRLAINSWAMEKTKDRIQELVPAGMIDIYTRLVVTNAIFFKGIWAKKFDENNTIKANFTTASGEIVKVPMMQRTAAYGYAETDELQAVKLPYENETGNKLSMIVILPKENDLHSVEDTLYFKKIREIEDSMGSETVRLSLPKFRFETDYMFSGTLKKMGIITAFSDEGADFSGMDGTGGLYIGEVVHKAFVEVNEEGTEAAAATAVVIQTIAPPPGYSSPVYTFNADHPFIFLIEDDETGNILFIGRVSNPLGN
- a CDS encoding serpin family protein; its protein translation is MKHLKLTAITAIFLVILCTFLAGCTGTPDSAGTQTATPTPVQNVTETGSAVESVVDANDMFAFDIYKKLASEENEDDNLFLSPFSISSALALTYEGAKGETADQIKSVFYFPDNIDTLRYGYQDVNAGINAGDPDYELSIANALWAEETYPFLEDYINTAETYYSANTTNLDFINQPEESRVTINEWVAGKTNDKIEDLIPEGMIDSMTRLVITNAIYFKGTWVLQFDKNMTTEADFTTPSGETVTVEMMQRTDDDAIYGYTETEDLQVLEMPYENESGKKLSMIVLLPKENDLKAAEDVLTEDKFKEISGSIELQQVKVYFPKFKLETEYQLSDTLSEMGMPVAFTGSADFSGMDGTTGLSISDVVHKAYVEVNEEGTEAAAATAVGIRLTAVAGEDLTPVFVADHPFIIMIQDDETGNILFIGRVSNPSPA
- a CDS encoding serpin family protein; the protein is MNIKSILPVAVVLLACLFCLFAGCTGTPGSDGTETATPTPTQSVSHTDSAVESVVDANNMFTFDIYKQLSGENSEDDNLFLSPFSISSALALTYEGAKGETADQIQSVFYFPDSIETLRNGYQEVNAGINAGDPEYDLEVANALWAEETYPFLGDYINTAETYYSANTTNLDFINHPEESRVTINDWVAEKTNDKIEDLIPEGMINSLTRLVITNAIYFKGAWVLQFDKNMTTEADFTTPSGETITIDMMKRTDDDAVYGYAETDGLQVLEMPYENETGKKLSMIVLLPKENNLKAAGDALSVDNLEEILDSIKSRQVKVYFPKFKLETEYLLSDTLIDMGMPMAFTGSADFSGIDGTYDLFISAVVHKAFVEVNEEGTEAAAATGVVYASGMSPEKEPIPVFRADHPFIFMIQDDETGNILFIGRISNPAQ